The Ziziphus jujuba cultivar Dongzao chromosome 5, ASM3175591v1 genome segment ataaaAACTTAACTACCTTGAAGCTTCCAAGAGGCTTCCATGGCCAGTCACTTAAGATTTCTGGTTTAGAAGCCATACTTGTTATAGCGTCCCACAATGCTTCTGTAGCTTTATCAAGTACTGTCTTAACAATAGGTGCTCGCTAGCTCTACGACtcctatacatacatacatacaaatgTACCTATAGATATAGGCGTATATATATAGGTGTTTAGCTCCTTGacttattgatattgattaaaaGTGTAAAAGATGACCATGAATGCCATAGATGGAAACAAAGTAATTTCCCAACGCCCAATTGCAAAAAGGAACGGCATAAATAATGGTGTTAGCTCTGTTCCAAGTATTTGAAATAATATGGTTCTCACATTGCTTTATCAGAGACAAAAATTCGAGgattcaatatatttatttgaaaggcAAATTAGGTGCCACCTAaattatgtattaaaaaaaggttaaaaatattGATGCTATGAAAATAACGTGCCAaataagatattatatataaaagtaatccGACCCATTCATTGAACATATTCCATCTTAGCCACCCATTTTCATGACTGACGCCCCCATCTAGCCTCAAATTTTCAGCTAGATACCTAACTCCAGCTAGGTCTTGGTTGGGATTGTACACCTGGACAATTTGTGATGGGTCATTCAAGCATGTTGGATTTCTGGCCAAAGCATTGGAAAGTCACGTGCTACAATACTCTGCTTGATCATCAACTTGGCTATCTAGCATAAATGTTGTTTCAGCACTTCTAATCCTCTCActatatatatgcttaatttATTTCACCGTATTCAAATTAGTCTCTCTGCTAGTACTTCTATCTTTAAGATCAGAAAGACAACGTTGGTAATTGGGTTAAAAATGTTACGTTCagtaaataatttgatataatcACTCATTTAATTGTCCAAATTTTGACTATCGTTAGTATGTCCAAATGAATGGATGTATAATCCAACTGGTatggttatatatacatatagaattGAATAGCACATATGGATGTgcgtttttatatttatgttatcaTGGTGTATTTATAGACCTTGCCCCAGCTTAATCATCCAAGAACAATAAAAAAGTTACTTGTATTGTCCAAAGAAATAtctggtccttttttttttttaaaatatattttttttacttacgAAAGCTGGGCCTAGACTTATGATTAACAGGCCAATGCCGAATCTAACATTTCGAGGCCTGGCATGTATATAAACTTTTCAGTGCAATTAGCCTTCCATTTTGATGGATGAGGAGCCATCTTTGCTTTCTTTCCTTGCCGTTCATGATGTTATGACTAgggcataaaaaaatatgaatatatccattcaataattttaccaaaaatattatacatccattcagtgaaaaaaaaaaaaaaaatcatggcaAAAAGGTTTGACGCCCAATTTGGACATGGGTTTTTGAAGCTTAAAATAAATATGGTCCAATTAGTCCACCATTCAAGGACTTAAGCCGAGTAATATGGGTGACAAACCAATATGGGCTTAGAGATGTGGATGTTCTGAGCTAGAAGCTCATTTAGAAAACCCATAAAGCTATTCAAAATGGAATATACATGCCATGGAAAACCTACTACTAATTattacacaataaataaataagaacaaaTAGAAGTCTACTACTcattttgtataaaaaataacagAAAACATACACGTACGAAAGCGAATATACACAGAGCTTCATCAAATTTGAAAGGacattgattaatttatataattttgatcccCTTACAACTTGTAGAGTCTTCAACAGCTCAAAAATTACTAAAAGCACGTAGTAAACTAATAATTATGGTATACATATCACAGTATAATATgcaagcatatatataaatataaattatgaatagaaattaattaagacttatttataatttgttcaagtatataaatataaattatgaatagaaattaatcaagacttatttataatttgttcgTCCAAAGGATGAAAGCCATGTTGAATGCTTGCTCGCCAAACTTGGTCAATGTTGAAGATGGTGTCCCCACACTCATTTATGTTCCACCCTTCTAAAACATGCAGTATCCCAGCTATGCGCCAGGCACTCATCACTCTTCTTGGCAACCAATTCTGTGTCGagatattttacaaattaaataacatatcaatatatatatagtacaatttttattcttattcttattcttattattattattattattatttttttttttttgtagtaacGATCAATTCAATTTCTTGTCTAAATTTGATCTATATGTAAGTTGAAGAATGGGTCCATGTATATGGAAACagtttaataacaaaattaccATTTACTCATGCAATAATTCCAATTAGTATGTTCCCATACTTCgatgtgtacatatatacatatatatattataataataataaaaataaaataaaagttgaagGGTGGTAATTACCTCACAAGAGTGCATGTTTTTTAATGAAGATGGAGTTACCATCGCAGGAGTGGTGAAATAGAAGCAGTCTTCGCGCAATTTCTTTGGAGGAAACTGAGAGAATGGAATGAATATTGTTCCTTTCTTTGCCATCATTTGCTCTTCTTCGTTCCATCCATCTCCCACCAACCATATCTGCATAATTCATTATTCATAATTGGATGTCATCAATTTTCTCATAATTATGAGTACTAATACTTACTggcattaaatttatttactgaCGTTTTATATGATACCAAAGAATGTGGCACCATATTATttgttatcaaaataataaagtctgacatacaaaaaaaaatgagatcTTATAAAAGAAAGAGTACgacttttaacatatttttttattataattagatatttttataattttataaagatatttaattgtaattaaaaaaactttaaggATGTACAATGTAatattacctaaaaaaaaattaattgagaaCGAGAAGAAATTAATTGAGAAACTCGAGATTTGTTGGTGGTGATGGACGAGTGAATTCAAAGAATTCGTTGACTAATCTTGCATGAATTATCATGATCATATATAATGAATTTAGGTGTGccagagagaaaaaataaataaataaataaataaaccttttCAGCATAATTTGTTGAAAGGACCAAACTGCTGGTATGCTGTGGACCAAGCTCTTGTTTTAGCTTCTGCATGGACTCCTCCCTATTAATTGTTGCCACCTGCAGACAAAATCATTTCACATATTTATTTGTTCATCCATCACTATGCTTGAAAGAAACTTCATATCCATtgaccaaaaatacaaaagttaaaaaataaaaacccttatCCACATATTTGTCTCTTACTATGCCTACACTACACATTCTCTATGTTCTCATACTCATTTCATCTTTTCACTTCCTCTAGTTCCATTTCTTAGTTTTATGTATTCAAATATAGATACCATTGTAAAGTATAAACCACTCAATTAATCTTTTTTCCCCGCCCTTTAAGTTCATTTTCTGCATTTATAATCTAAAAAACTGACATGTCTAATAGAGGATGAAGACGCTAATTACCTCAATGCCCCTTTGACATAAAGAATTGGCAATGGCAAAAGCAACCTTGTTAAGGTTGCCTCGGAGGAGAACCTTAGTTGTCCCTTTTGGAATACTGTTCAGAACAACAGCCATTGCTAAGCTACTACCATCCACCACTTTTATCTTCAGCTGAGGGTTCCTTTTGATATATAGTTCACCATTTCTATTAAGTTCCTCACCCTGCAGCCAATCCAAAGCAGAgcataaaactatatataaaaaatcaagTGCTAATTGAAGTGAGAATTAAGAAAAGTAGAagataattttgtttaattaattagagaAACTCTTGCCTGATTTAGAAGACCTAGACTTAACACCTTAACTCCCTTCTTATCGGCATCCAATATTGCTTCTTCAATCAACTTATTGATAGCTTCTTTTCTCCATGGTAATAGACACTAACAAAATTTAAAGGCAAATTTTTGAGATACATGTCAAATTAATTGAGAAAATGCAAATTTTTAAGTTACGTCTAATCAAATCAAGAGCCCAGTTACTGTCGTGTACAATCACTGCGAACTGGGTTGTCCCCTGACCAATTGTTAATTaactaacaattaaaaatacTGATTTAAATCTTACTTGTAATTTGTATCTTGGTACGACCCAAGAGTGGACTTTGAGGTTTTTGAAAGAGTTGGACTCAGAAATAAACGCACGGCCCTTGATCCAATTGATGATGACGACAAACCAACAAGTGAGGGGCCAGAGCAGCCAGAGATACCATTTACAAGGGGAAGAAGTATTAAAAGGGTTGGAAGCCATTGATGCCAATCCAAGGCGCAAGTGATAGATAGAGTCTGGCGTGGTTAGATGGGTTAAATGCACCACATCTCCActctcttcttctctttccAATGATGATTTGTATACGCCATCCGTCGACTCATCCACTGTCCCATAAATGATATCATAAATTGGCATGAACAGTGAGTAATTGCTTCGAAATTGGGTGTGATGCAGTGAGTGAAACCTGATCAACAACacaattaacaatattaattattagacctttgctttttctttttttctttttttggttaataattaaaattaaaatattagatattCATAGGGCCTTAAACGATTGTAAAATGGATGGCATCTAGCTTATATAGAGTGTTTCAATATTACCAATATGCtgtccaaattaagcatatGGTTAATCATGTATTTacaaaattgaattaatacttCCGTCACAAGTCTCTCTACTTTAAAAAAAGTTAACTAATAACATTCTGCTATGTCGCTTGAAAAAAGTTCATTGTTTGTACATGATCGTGTGCCATGCTCTTTTAAGTATGATATTTGTTAAGTTTAGAAAAATTGTTCAAGCTAATgacattcataatttatttgttttctcttatgatcaatattttaattagaagcAGTTAACTGTAAATCTCTCTAAAATACATAACGCTAGTGCCAGGCAAGAACAGAAAAAATCTTGCATCTAGGATATTTGTTTCATTTATTTACGTATATGGGTAGTAGGTAGACATACTAATTATTACATGGAGGAATAATGGAATTTgaataatttacatatatatatatatatatatatatagctaccaCTATTTAGTATGAACCAAACATAAGATAACTAAGTGGCCCACAATTAATTTCGTTCTGAGAAAGATATAATGTGGTGTGACTGATATATAAGACATCCATGTcgtgacacaaaaaaaaaacaaaaagttactaaataaataagaattccTTTCTATGACGTTCTTTAAGTATTAACATGTTTTATAGCCAACCACAGAGCGTgattctatttaaaataatatattaattgttatgtCGATTCGTTTTCCTTGAAGGATCCAAGAGGTTGAGTCTATTTCCATCCAATTAGAGTATAAATATGTAGAgtataaatattatgaaaaacattaaatatagcACATTCCTTGTATGAAATGAAATGTCATACCAAAAGGTTAATGACTATCATTTTCTACTCGGTTTAATTATAAATTCGATGTCGACCATTCGGTTATTTGTTCATTTCGGCTCAGCTGGTTTATGCTGTGTTATGTTCAGATACATAATTcatgccccttttttttttaaaatataaattcttcatataattttattttctaaaacgtggataatatatatattatatatgattcaAAATAAGATTgtgaatatattttgttaaaagattgtgaatatatatatatatatatatatcaaaagtgGTTCATAAATTGTGGTTGACAATGGGATGTTTTGTTAAAGTTGTGCTAAGATAGTATGAACTAGTGTTAGCGTAggatttgataaatatgaacTAGTGTTATCATAGGACTAAAACGGaagagataataataattttgtttatctatttatttatttattcagttatttatttgtttacttgGTTAAACTTCCAGCTATTTAATTGTTCATTATTTACTCAGCTAAATTATtgttcattcatttatttatctatccatttatttacatttttgattaattaaataaattatttatttatttttgatggtTTAGGTTTTAAATGTACTACTAAGTAGGGATGTTATAGGATGCTTATCATCCACTTAtctaatgtaatatatatatatatatatatgtatgcatatgtgtgtatatatatagagtgtCAGGTTATATGTCAGGACCCCTTCAAAATTCCCcaccggaactctagacaagtcctaatcccaaggaaaccttaccagaccctccaatgggaaatccggcagaacctcccctaagagttggacttaccacaaatttcctgcactgaaaacacacttctatattcatctccttattcctcccacattactacaatttgattccacaaattacagcacttcaaaataaataatagtaaatcAATgcgtaattaataactaaatgtccaatacagtatacagagcattatacaaataaatatggaattaatacaatgacagataaagaattaatataggatggagaggaaaaaggaaggaaatgcttctcggactttcggcaatgaactgaggcATCGAGttcgtcccggacgatcaacgtcttccaacctggacctaggggaacggaatttaaaaacgtaagatgctaatcatctcagtgagtgaccctatctactgcacaaatataatagtaacgataatcacagtatgtttgattaattaagaataaataaataaataataattaattggaagtaatactttctctcaaaaccctcactattcactccgttggaaaggttccccttttaaaatattttcgtaaaacccgttattcgtatttcctgaaaaccaaggaatcaattaatttaataaataataattaaataatccaaatataaataaaatgtaataaaatataataaataattctagaacattttagggtttgaaatttctatctgaaaatttatacttgatgcaccacaccataaatcagtgatgccctccgatacccaacgtcccgagcatcgactggcgaggaggttaaagagagaaacttgcatacggcgcttaggcgtcccgacagcgccgctgctgaaacctcCATCCCAACCATGGAGGCGGACGGCTACGGCCAATAttaaacttgcctacccttggtccaatagcaactcacggaagacataataacttgcgcgctaatccacatatacagctagaacaccaatactgtatgagtgcgtctaaaataataacccaatttttcaaaaatttaccgtgggaattataccatttttcaaactcaccatcccacatttttctttaacatttccagaacaaaaccaccgataacaatatacaaataatttttctcgtatcacacGGTCCATCAATTAATactccacgggcataattataaaatttgaaactaccaatttaaaccaaccatgcccaaaaataatattaaaatccaaatataattaattaaatgaaaccaccttgctcatgcgtaataaatacaattaaatcacaataataataataataataatcaggaatttcttaataacccaaaattccgtttagcatcaatgggtacatatatatataaaataatatttttttcccaattatatttaaattccaccacatgagcaaattctagatatcaaattaacatgacataaatataattaatcaccccaaaataattttaaaggtgggtcactcacctgaagcacgcaattaaaccaagatcctccatgggatcaattccacgacgcatccgtgctcctaaaacaacaatgtTACACaacccaaataaattaatattttattcggataaataatacccggtacccagggggttaagcacaaacgttaaccaaaattgatgagtaatataccgaatcgaagcttgagtgacgaggattacgactccagtcttacttcctggagatcagacccgaggtggccgaaatctcgccggaaagctttcgggattcaactcttcgattctctcaaaccgtcgcgaattggaggaaagggacaccggatttggattcagggggtcagaattagtgggaagGGACCGGcgatgcaactgggtactcgccggaactggattttccggCGAGTCGCGGTGGTCACTGGCAACCATCGCCACCGGCGGTGCGTCCGGTgtccgatggctgagatttttgggagttttgtaaatcgaagggagagggttccaatgggaccagcggtgaggcaaacggaggccggacggcgaagagatgtgggtttgaagattttcggccctttgccggaaaatactccgatcccggcgcgttgaaggtctggtggccgtgaaatttggtgggctggccggaaatgggtcaaacagcggtggccggtggtggaggggaaaaattgcAGCCactggaaaacgctccgatcccggtgcgttaCCGGCCGGTTGGCcatgagatttgggtggccgaTGGGAATTGAAGAGGCGGAGGcagtggggtggcgcgtgtggGCAAAGGGTGGCCGAAAAACGGCTAAGTGGTGGTGGTCGgtggttttctctctccctctctctctctctcctctctctctctttctctctcctccccccttccggttttgccaaaataaaagccaccgagggtgacactgttcacccacgtggagctctcagatgtcgacatgtggcataactgttcactcaagccagatatattaaaatattacggcagtcagaaaacttcacacgtccataactttttaaccagatgtccaatttaagcgtgccgctagtctgtgaactcgtatcgacgagcactttacaaccatacaaaagtcaaagcaaaattctacaaccataaaaagtcaactcccggctccttttggataatttgaatctcgacttgttttgcccataactttcaaaccgtagctccgttttcgacgtgctactagtctacgaactcgtgccaacgtgtacttcgtaacagtacctcagtcatcctagaattccaactggaacaaaaagtcaacttttgaccgactcggtcaacggtcatcctcgatcaaagttggaaaacttccgttgtactttgggacggggtgttacaatcttccccccttacaaaaatttcatccccGACATTTTATACATCACTAaaacgcataagaatattgGTTGCGGATTTATGCCTCGAGCTTCCATGTCGCTTTCTcaactagattaattcaccacgagacttttgacttgagaaaatagtcttattgacccatacgcattcttcatgacttaaaatcTATCTTAGTTGCTCCTTACGTGATAGGTCTTCGATGCCCTTTCGTAGCAACAATacgtgaattacgctgcatacACATGTCTGCTTTTtcgaaaatactaacttgcccaccaccaaaccaattcttccaataacctcGTAGAAACTAAGGTAACGAGAACTTAGCTCTCTCTGtcaaccaaagcgtacgactctctcctacggagataatttcaaaaaaactcaatctcggacttcgaattcaagatcttttccatgcacatcggcttaactcatttgttGATTCCTGAGCGGTCTTCAAACTCTCTTGGATGACCTTCACCTTATTTATAGTCATCCGTAGGTGTTTGCATCCAATTCACGTTAATCGTCCTGTGGTGCTTCTCCttacctacttcactccaatatagtGGGGTTTGACAATGCCTTCCATATAGAATCTCATACGAAGACACCTCGATGCTCGCTTGGTGGCTAATATCGTAACGAATCCTATAGATGGAAATTGCTCAATCCAGCTCCTTTCGACATTGCATAATGCACGgtctcaacataacttccaagtgtgaattctgcactTTGCTTGTCCATTGGCCTATGGTGAAAGGCGATGCAGTTGTTAAGTCTCACTCCAAGTGTATCTGTATACACACAACTGTATAGCTCTTCTTCCGAACCTgagcagcttaacttagcaagtatgATAAAGAcctcatccactatcactacactacgatcacgcctaatagtgaattttaactttcctcttgtgcaactaTCCTCCTCATGACCCCTAActaaggatattcaaactaggccacgagaacacaatctacaagtcttggtcatagtcgaacgctaacaataaagtgcttctgaagcatgcatccccaaccagctgcaacatgtctattccaaatatagtaaaaactggcacatggttttgaactaagttcctattgtttaactagtttgggtaaacaaccaaactagcttcacctacttagttcccctttgtatctgcttatgaaacttggtttgaagcatctttggtcatcaataaatattgttccaagatctaggaaagttctggaaccggatcatgggctaaacagctccaaaactggcccatactctgcatactgggcccatcagatacagcaatctgtttggaatagaaaatggactttcccatgtcattttgacctgaaatttaaaccatagacttctatatatgtctgtagacatccctaaAAATTTCatcccaaaactccatttgcaacctgagatataagataaatagtggaactatgttgctggaaattatgaatccagcaccataggcatttcaagcataacattcctactcttttgtgcataatcttgcctataattttgcatacataacttaggcacaaaacattatcaaaatataccttgcataaattaaaaacatacaaaaaaaatataaactcataaaagaaaaggatttgataccaaggtgtacatgctagccggtgacatgcaccatcaagtggcaaaattgccacacttcaacacctagtacttacaattataaaacccttgctcttcattgattaaccaataatcttaacctcgacaaacatcaatctttcttttaactaaattcatcaaggtcatgaataaaatttttcaacatccagataccattcttgaaaaccctaagttctcccaatttcaaataaattccacgaATCCACACttcaagcaataaggaatttaaatcttaattctagcatcaccaccaatactatgaacaaatcactagatccttaacccataaaagtattccacacttcttaaattctaactacgtgccaaaaatcatactccttatcattgtaaattatcaccaacaatatcaaccaccttgaatcgaataagcaccaccaatacgaaccttaaatctccaaggaaataagatatcacgatcttagcttctagaatgaaaataaccatgcttaaacatctaaccgtgcctaaggaatcatcctcatctcattaacctcattaacaaccaagtagaactttaatcgctatccggatcttgtttgattctctaaacgctgtcgtaccttctctttgtgaacgatagtttaagcacaaaatccatgtttacatcttcCCACTCGACATGGAAATGGGAAAAGATTGAAACTACCTCAAACGTTTCTATtccccacttttacttgtcggtgacttaagtacctttatttgAATCCTGCAACtccctttatcgtgccaaaccataatgtcatctagtgagcattccatacatctttgtatccttggggtgtatcgcatacattgaatcatgtgcttcctttaggatctcctttttgaactcaatgatatcctactttggattctcaattggcgatacttaaatcttaagtcgctcttggaaaaatataacataaaacaaataataaaatatatttttcaaatataccaccaacataaaatatacacaatttatcaacccaaattaaatttccaaacttctttaaaaatcaaaatataatttatgaaatttactaattaaatcaatgaaataataaataataagaaaattattttaattagtttaaaataccttaacttgcataggcaattgttaaaactccacattggaacaataataaaaacatgcataaatgcataaaatcatatcttaaaatccatagcataaaatgaaatgtgcacgctcgtaatggaggtacgtatgataccttctaacatgctatgtgatccatgattccaactgtcgtcGGCACTccgctaccaatacaaaccagggtggttgcctatattggccgtccgatcccctggactcataggtgacatgattatggggctagctctacatggaccacattggttcgccgcctccgtatgatgcaatatatgcagtataatatcaaacaatataacatacaaatacatgtacaaacataaacaaaaaatacttgaataaaatacctttaatttcaaatatcactttgaaaagtatttaatttttaataattgatcggaaaaaatatcttgacaccttgaggttgatcgacacacatccgtactcgacaacaagtatcgattatggaTGGTGACCTTGCTAAATCGTTGATAgctgatacacacccttaggcaatcatccttcttctccatgaatgaaacaaatgccattcacgatgataagcttgacctagtGAAGccttttattcaccaaatcttgcagctaagcctttaagtcctttaactttaatgAAGTCGCACggcatggcggtactgaaacagatcgatgtccaaagccaaatcaataatggttcgatatcctttttacggtcgtaatccagataacttgctgggaaaaatgctttcgaattgcttcccactattagcggttccaatgctcaccatcttctttggcatcaaccacctgggccatagacccttaacaaccattctccgatagctccttacAATGAGAGCAAAAATTAACCTCCGTAAAGgcttcctaactcctccacgaagcaccacttcaggtaagctgaatcactttaactttactcatTTATGCcagcggtccataaacataagatgcataactactcaatccatatctagggTTGCTTTagatcc includes the following:
- the LOC125423018 gene encoding LOW QUALITY PROTEIN: very-long-chain aldehyde decarbonylase CER1 (The sequence of the model RefSeq protein was modified relative to this genomic sequence to represent the inferred CDS: substituted 1 base at 1 genomic stop codon) translates to MASKPEILTDWPWKPLGSLKYVILAPRMVQSAYLSLIRMLHNQIWISLSRYRTAKGKTRILHRPLKFHQVGRESNWDDQILFASILFYIGYIIIPWGAIQPVRRTDRVVITALLHVGPVEFVYYWFHRALHHHFLYSRYHSHHHSSIVTEPISXKTIVHPFAEHIAYAMLFAVPIQTTILTKTSSMASMYGCVLFIDFMNNLGHCNFEVIPKSFFSTFPPLKYLLYTPSFHSLHHTQFRSNYSLFMPIYDIIYGTVDESTDGVYKSSLEREEESGDVVHLTHLTTPDSIYHLRLGLASMASNPFNTSSPCKWYLWLLWPLTCWFVVIINWIKGRAFISESNSFKNLKVHSWVVPRYKLQCLLPWRKEAINKLIEEAILDADKKGVKVLSLGLLNQGEELNRNGELYIKRNPQLKIKVVDGSSLAMAVVLNSIPKGTTKVLLRGNLNKVAFAIANSLCQRGIEVATINREESMQKLKQELGPQHTSSLVLSTNYAEKIWLVGDGWNEEEQMMAKKGTIFIPFSQFPPKKLREDCFYFTTPAMVTPSSLKNMHSCENWLPRRVMSAWRIAGILHVLEGWNINECGDTIFNIDQVWRASIQHGFHPLDEQIINKS